One Bacteriovorax sp. PP10 DNA window includes the following coding sequences:
- a CDS encoding ABC transporter permease: MIKTIKKYILLYIAMFKASFIADLEYRANFFTRIMTDILWYIAQIMTFEVIYQHTQTIGDWNKYQMRVFLGLLFVIDAIYMIIIHENLENISEKVRKGDLDLLLAKPVDSQFMLTLQKANTAIFGNLILALSWLFYALHGLEGFNYYRLLWLVILIPCSLMVVYSIRFMFSATAVIFTRSENLQFLWWQIYKLGMRPDSMYNPYMKMVVLTALPVGVIISIPARALLNPPELTYLLWPLILAPMLVYGTHRFWNFALKFYSSASS; this comes from the coding sequence ATGATTAAAACAATTAAAAAATATATTCTATTATATATCGCCATGTTTAAAGCAAGCTTCATTGCCGATCTTGAATACCGTGCGAATTTCTTTACCAGAATTATGACAGACATTCTTTGGTACATTGCTCAGATCATGACTTTTGAAGTTATTTATCAGCACACTCAGACGATTGGTGACTGGAATAAATATCAGATGCGAGTTTTCTTAGGTCTCTTATTTGTGATTGATGCCATATATATGATTATCATTCACGAGAACCTGGAAAACATTTCGGAGAAAGTGCGCAAAGGAGATCTCGATCTTCTTCTGGCAAAACCCGTTGATTCACAATTTATGCTGACACTTCAAAAAGCAAACACGGCGATTTTTGGAAATCTTATCCTGGCATTATCGTGGCTCTTTTATGCCTTACATGGCCTGGAAGGTTTTAATTACTACCGCCTACTATGGCTGGTTATTTTAATTCCTTGCAGTTTAATGGTGGTCTACTCTATTCGCTTTATGTTTTCAGCGACGGCCGTGATCTTTACCCGTTCAGAGAATTTGCAGTTTTTGTGGTGGCAGATTTATAAATTGGGGATGAGACCGGATTCGATGTACAACCCTTATATGAAAATGGTTGTGCTGACAGCTCTACCGGTTGGAGTGATTATCAGTATTCCAGCAAGGGCACTGTTAAATCCACCTGAATTGACTTATCTGCTTTGGCCTTTGATTCTTGCTCCCATGTTAGTTTATGGAACACATAGATTCTGGAATTTTGCTTTAAAGTTTTATTCGAGTGCTAGTTCTTAA
- a CDS encoding ABC transporter permease yields the protein MTTRSILKKSFAVFLKRNLAFANLAVVTNLEYRLNYFIDALVQPTLTTGIEILLWIAVFKGAHTDMIAGFSKDNYLSYALWSAFFARIATSWMYESRMIEEVSSGTINSLIVRPMSFYEYYLSQLMGYKLVTTLVSLIIPLIAAWYFKLPTDYSRVPLAMLLCFYYLILVHSISFIISTLAFHFTKISSMTAAKNLLMWILMGELFPLDLLPEPFKAIFIAAPFASGVFIPVGYIIGRVDIQTMYSGFISVTIGLVVLNLIGAYMWKKGLESYVGTGA from the coding sequence ATGACGACAAGGTCGATTTTGAAGAAGTCATTCGCCGTTTTCTTGAAACGGAATCTCGCATTCGCTAACCTTGCTGTCGTAACTAATTTAGAATACCGTCTAAATTATTTTATCGATGCATTAGTTCAGCCTACACTTACTACCGGAATTGAAATTCTGTTGTGGATTGCCGTCTTCAAAGGCGCACACACTGATATGATTGCCGGTTTTTCTAAAGATAACTATTTAAGTTACGCTCTTTGGTCTGCGTTTTTTGCTCGTATTGCCACTAGCTGGATGTATGAATCGCGCATGATTGAAGAAGTGAGCTCGGGAACGATTAATAGTTTGATCGTAAGACCAATGAGTTTTTACGAGTACTACTTGTCGCAATTGATGGGATACAAGCTCGTGACGACTCTAGTGTCATTGATCATTCCTCTGATTGCTGCCTGGTACTTTAAACTTCCAACGGATTATTCGAGAGTGCCACTGGCGATGCTTTTATGTTTTTATTATTTAATCCTGGTTCACTCAATCAGTTTTATTATTTCAACACTGGCCTTTCATTTTACAAAAATCTCTTCAATGACTGCGGCCAAAAATCTTTTAATGTGGATTTTGATGGGAGAGCTCTTCCCTCTGGATTTATTACCTGAGCCGTTTAAGGCCATCTTTATTGCAGCTCCATTTGCCAGTGGAGTCTTTATTCCCGTGGGATATATTATCGGTCGTGTGGACATTCAAACCATGTACAGTGGATTTATCTCTGTCACGATTGGTTTAGTGGTTTTAAATCTGATCGGTGCCTACATGTGGAAAAAAGGACTTGAGAGTTACGTAGGAACGGGCGCATGA